From Streptomyces sp. SCSIO 75703:
ATGACGTCATTCGAGATCTTCAGGCCCGGGGCGACGGTGCGAGAAGCGTCGTCTACATCGCCCGCCCCAATGGATCCGCACACGTCTTCAACGCTGTGAATACCCGGCACGGCGTCGTCTTCCTCGACGGACAGAGTGGCACTCTGGGCTTGCTGGAAAGAGATGTCACGCACATCGGACACATTCCCTATCGTGATGGAGCCTCATAAATGGTAAGCAAGGAAGATGCGGTAATCGCTGCCGAGTATTTCGTGAAGACCGGCCCTTACAAGGAGCAGGCCGACTCGGTCGTCATGCTTCCGGAGACGGCTGTCGAGTTCACCTACGGCTGGACCGTGTGCTTCGACCTGAAGGAGCACATCGAGACGGGTGACTTCACCAAGAAGCCGTTCAGCCCGGTCGTCGTCGTGCCGCACGACGGCACGCCCGCCCATATGGCGCCGACCTTCCCCGCGACCGAGAAGTACATGGCGATGCGTGCGTCGGGCGACTGGCCTCCGAAGAAGGGGCGCTGATGCGGAACCCCGGTGAGAGGGCGGCCGACTGGCTGCGGGCCACGTACGGGGGCCTCGTGGAGTTGAGCGTGCCGCACCCGGTGCACGAGACGCCCGCCGCCTGGCTGATGGCCTGCCGCCCGCTGCCGCAGCCCGGTTACCCGGAGACCCCCATGCTCGCCGCCTCCGTCGTGGTGCCGAAGGCGGGAGGCAGCCCCTTCCACCCCTCGCCGAGCGCCCCGCTCGCCGACCTCGAACCGGCCGCGCCCCAGGAGATGGCCGGCCGGGTGGAGGGTCAGCCCCGGCGGATCAACACCCGGGGCTGCCTCGTCTCCGTCCACTCCGCGATCGGCCGGGCCCCCTCCGTGGCGCTGCCCTGGAAGCCCTCCGACGAGGCGCCCGGCTGGTGGGAGCGGTTGACCCGCCGGTACTTCCCGGAGTTCACGCAAGTTCCGGTCCGCGCCTGGGACGACGTGGTCCGCGCCGTCGCCGAGCCGGGTCCGGACACCCGGGGCGTGGTGTGGGTACGGCGCGCGGTCGCCGGGCACGAGGCGACGGGCAACCTCCTCTACGCCCACAACAACAAGGGCCAGGTCGTCCTGCTGGACCCGACGGCCTCCGCCCTCGCCCGGCTCGACGACCCGCTCGTCCGCGATGTCGTCCTGCTGCGCGCGACGCCCGAGGCGGCGGCGCTGCGCAGTGCCCCCTGGGAGATCCCGGCCCCCGACTTCCCGTCCGCCGCCGAGAAGGCGCAGCGCTGGCTCCGGGGCACGTATCACGGTCAGGCCGAACTGCACGCCCCGACCGCACGGGACGAGACCGCGCGCGGCTGGGTCTTCTCCTGCAACACCACCGCCTTCCTGCGCGGAGGCCGTTGGCAGGACGCCATGCTCGACGCGACCGTGGTCGTCCCGAAGGACGGGTCGGCACCGTTCGGCCTGCCCCATACCGATCCATGGGCCTGGCTGGCCCGTTGGGACGCGGGCGCCACCCCCGGCACGGGGGACCTGCCGGTGCCGCCCGCCCCGGGGCCCGCCGCGTGGTTCGAGCCGACGCTCGCCCAACTGGGACCGGCGCTGTCGGTGTCCGAGCACCAGGACTGGGACGGGGCGCTGGAGGCCGCCCGTGCGCTGCCCGTCGCGGCACGCGCCCTGGTCTGGGCCCGTCGCACGGACGGCCGGGGGCGTGAGGCCGTCGGCCGGCTCATGACCGCGCTCCGGCTGGATGCCGGGGTGATGGTGCTCGACGGTTCCTCGGAGGAACCGGTGACGTTCGACCCCGCGGGCGTCCACCGCTTGCATGTCATCCGGTACCGCTGAGGCCCACACGGGGGGAAAGGGGATGGTTTCGGGTGGCCCGTCCGGTTCGTCCGGACTCCTTATGCCAAAGGTCCGGACCAACCTCTTGCCCCCGCCCCTCCCCCGTCGCAAGCTCCCCCTATGGAGCTGGAGTTGCGTCACCTCAAGACGGTCCGGGCCATCGCCGACGCCGGCAGCCTCACCAGGGCGGCGACGGCGCTCGGCCTCGCACAGCCCGCGCTGAGCGCACAGCTCAAGCGCATCGAACGAGCCCTGGGCGGCGCCCTGTTCGAACGTGGGCGGCACGGCGTACGGGCCACCGCCCTGGGCGAACTGGTACTGGAGCGGAGCCGGATCGTGCTGCCCGCGGTCAGCGAACTGCAACGCGAGGCGGCCCGGTTCGCACGGGCACCGCGCACCACCGACCGGCTCCGGCTCGGCGGCACCCACGGCCCCCTGCTCGGCGCCCTCGTGGACCGGCTCGCGGACGTGTCCCCGCATGCGCGCATGACGACCTGCACCTCCTGGTCAGAACGCGAGCTGGCCCACCAACTCGGCGAGGGGCGCCTGGACTTCGCCCTGACCGGCACATGCGGTTCGGCCGCGCCGCCCGCCGCCGAGGACCTGGTCTGGCAGGAGGTCGCCGTCGACCCGGTGTTCGTCATGCTCTCCGAGGCCCATCCCCTCGCCGGGCGGGGCGAGTTGGCCCTGCCGGAGCTGGCGGAGGAGGAGTGGGCCTGCGTACCGGGCGACGGCTGCTTCGGCGACTGCTTCACCGCCGCGTGCGCCCGCGCCGGGTTCACCCCGCGCCGCCTGTACGAGACCGACACCGCCTCGCTGGTCCACCTGGTGCAGGTGGGCCGGGCGATCGGCCTGTGCCGGGCCACCTTCCCCACCACCCCCGGCATCGTCACCCGGCCGCTCACGGACACGCCGCTCGCCTGGCGGCACCTGCTCGGCCGGCACGCCGCCACCCAGCCGGAGGACACCGCCGCCACCGTGCTCACGCAGGCCCGCCTCGCCCACGCCGACGTGGCGGCGGGCAGCGACAGCTACACCGAGTGGCTCGCGGCACGGGACGCGGAGGCCCGGGACGAGCGGCTGCGGGACGACCGCGTACGGGCGGAGCAGGCCCGGTTACGGCACGACGAGCCCCGGCGGCCGAAGGTCCACGGCGGCCGGGGCGACGACCCGGACGGCCCCGGGCCGGGTCCCGGCGAGCGGGGGCGCCCCGACGGCGGTCCCCCACACCGGGGGAACGCCGAAGACACCGGACACAGCCCCGGCACCGAGGCCGCCGTCCCCGCCGTCGGCGGCGAGGCGGACCACACCGCCCGTACCCGCCGCGTCGACGACCCCGCCGAGGCGGCCCGCGCCCGGAAGCCCCGCAACGGGGTGACGGCCCACGGCGCCCCACCGCACGGCCACGAGCCCCGCGGCGCCGGCGCCCCCGCCCGGCGCCCCGCCCCCGAGCCGGTCCCGCCCCTCCCCTGACCTCGCACGACGTCACCCGGCCCGCCATCCCCCGCGATCCATAACGCCGGACAGAGGGCAGGACGACGGCTTACGACCGCCCCAGGGGCCTCCCTACGGTTTCGGCACCTCCCAACGAGACCGAGGAGATGCCCCATGTCCCCCCTGTTCCAGCGTCACCCCCGAGCGAGAGCCAGAGGCGCGGGCGCGGCCCTCGCCGCGGCGGCAGCCCTGGTCGTGGCCGGGCTGGCCGGTTCGGCCAGTGCCCAGGCGCCGGCCGACACCGCGCCCTCGGCCGCCCAGACCCTCCGTACCGACGCCGCCCCGCCCGCCCTGCTGAAGGCGATGCAGCGCGACCTCGGCCTCGACGCCGCACAGGCCCGCCAGCGCCTGGTCAACGAGGCCGAGGCCGGGGCCGCCGCCGGCAAGCTCCAGGCGGCCCTGGGCTCCGACTACGCCGGGGCGTGGGTGCGCGGCGCCGAGTCCGGCAGCCTCACCGTGGCCACGACCGACGCCCGCGACGTCGCCGCCATCACCGCCCAGGGCGCCGAGGCGAAGGTCGTACGCCACTCGCTGGCCGAACTGGACGCCGCCAAGGCCCGCGTGGACCGCGCGGCGGACGGCCGGGACACCACCGACGCCCCGGTCTGGTACGTGGACGTCCGGAGCAACACGCTGGTCGTGGAGGCGGTACGGACCGCCGCGGCCCAGGACCTGGTGGCGGCGGCCGGGGTGGACGCCTCCCTGGTCCGGGTCGAGCAGCGCACCGAGCGGCCCCGCACCTTCTACGACCTGCGCGGCGGCGAGGCGTACTACATCAACAACAGCGGCCGTTGCTCGATCGGCTTCCCGGTCACCAAGGGCACGCAGCAGGGCTTCGCCACCGCCGGTCACTGCGGGCGGGCGGGGGCCTCCACCAGCGGCTCCAACCAGGTCGCGCAGGGCACCTTCCAGGGCTCGACCTTCCCCGGCCGCGACATGGCCTGGGTGGCGACCAACTCCAGTTGGACCGCGACCCCGTACGTCAAGGGCGCCGGCGGGCAGAACGTCCAGGTGGCCGGCTCCACGCAGGCGCCGGTCGGCTCCTCGGTGTGCCGTTCCGGTTCGACCACGGGCTGGCACTGCGGCGTCGTCCAGCAGCTCAACACCAGCGTCTCCTACCAGGAGGGCACGGTCACCGGCGTCACCCGCACCACGGTGTGCGCCGAGCCCGGCGACTCCGGCGGCTCGTACATCTCCGGCAGCCAGGCCCAGGGCGTCACCTCGGGCGGCTCCGGCAACTGCAGCAGCGGCGGCGAGACCTTCTTCCAGCCGATCAACCCGCTGCTCCAGACCTACGGCCTGACCCTCAAGACCTCCGGCAACGGTGGCGGCGGCGAGGAGCCCCCGCCCGCCGGCGGCACCTGGGCGGCCGGCACGGTCTACCAGCCGGGCGACACCGTGACGTACGGCGGCGCCTCGTACCGGTGCCTCCAGGGTCACCAGGCCCAGGCGGGCTGGGAGCCCTCGAACGTCCCGGCCCTGTGGCAGCGGGTCTGACCCGCACCTGACCATTCCGCGGGGGAATGGAAGCGGCCCCGGGCCCGCCGTCACGGCGCGCCCGGGGCCGCGTCTCGCTGTACGCGCCGCCGAGAGGTCACCCCTCGGCGGCATACGCGACGAAGCGCACCCACGCCCCGGGCGCCAGCGCGAGGCGTGGCCCGTCGACACTCTTGGAATCACGGACGTGCACGGTGCCGGGGGTCACGGCAAGCTCCACGCAGGAGTTGCCGTCGTTTCCGCCGCTGTAGCTGCTCTTGAACCAGAGCAAGTCAGAAGCGTCGTCCCCGGCAAGGGGCTTGCGAATCATGTTTCTCCCAGCAGTTGCTCGATGAAGGCCAGCGACTCCCCCGGCGAGAGCGCCTGAGCCCGGATGGTTCCATACCGCAGCTCAAGGACGCGCAAATGTTTAAGCTCGACGGTCGGCCGGCCGTTGAACGCACCGTCGGAGCGACCCACCGCTGTACCGTCCGGGAACTTCAGCAACTCGATCCGACCATCCAAGCCAGAGTGGGTGTCACTGTTCGTCGGCATCACCTGAAGCACGACGTTGTGCAACCGCCCCATCTCCAGCAAGCGTTCGAGCTGCTGACGCCAAACCATTGTGCCTCCGATGGGACGGCGCAGGACCCCCTCTTCCAGGACGAAGCTGAGCGCGGGCGCAGGGGATCGTTCGAACACCGACTGCCGGGCCAGCCGGGCGGCCACCATGCGCTCCACGTCGTCCGGCGAGTACGGCGGCTGAGCCGCTCCGATCACCGCGCGTGCGTGCTCCCGCGTCTGCAACAGCCCAGGAACGATGTTGCACTCGTACAGGCCGATCTCAACCGCCTTGCTCTCCAGCTTCCCCAGCTCCCGTACCTTCTTCGGATACCGGACCTTCTTCACGTCCTCCCAGGTCGCTGCGATGAGGCCGCCCGCGCCCAGGACCTCGTCGGCCCTGTCCAGGTACTCCTGCCGGGGGATGCGCTTGCCGCCCTCGACCTTGTAGACGAGGTCCTCCCCGTACCCGACCGCGGCACCGAACTCGGCGGCGCGCAGGCCCACCGCCTCGCGCCGGAGCTTCAACTGCCGCCCCACCGTGGCGATGACGGCGACGCCCCACTCGTCGTCCGGGTCCACCTCCCACCCCGGCTCGCCCGCCTCGCCCGCCGCCTCCGTGGGCCGTACCGCCTCGCCGTCCACCGCCATGCCGCACCCCTCTGCCGTCCGCGCCGTACCGCGACGCCCTACCCGTACCAACCGCTCCGACGGACCGGACAGCACCGGACAACCTCCGGACAGTGACCGTGCGCACTCAAGGAGTCACTTCTCACCGTACGCACACGCCGCCACGCTGAGTGACGTGAACGAGAAACCCACCGAACTCATGAGCCCCGTCCGCCACTTCAGCGTGCGGCTCTCCCCCACGCCACGCGGTGCCCGGCTGGCCCGGCTGCTGGCGACCGAGCGGTTCCGGCCCTGGGGCCTGCCGCCGGACCCGGCGCGGCTGCTCGTCGCCGAGTTGGCCAACAACGCCGCCGCGCACGGGCGTGTGCCCGGCCGGGACTTCCGGCTCGTCCTGCACGTCGTCGGCGACACGCTGCGCATCGAGGTGACCGACACGCGGGGCGAGGCGCTTCCCGAGCCCCGGACGCCCGCGCCCGGCGCCGAGTCCGGCCGTGGCCTGCTGCTGGTGGAGGCGTTGGCGGACCGGTGGGGGGTGACCGAGGGCCGCTTCCCGCGCAAGACCGTGTGGGCCGAACTGCGCGTCGCCGCACCGGGACCCACGTTCTGAGGTTCCGGTGCCCTCGGCGCTCTGACCAGGAAAGAACCGGTGAGGAAAGAACCCCTCCCAGCCCCACCCCTCCCGCCCGTGGCCCGCCCGAGGCGCGCTCTCACTCGGGCGGGTGAACATCACCGGCTCGGCTGGCTTTCCGTACCCCCGGCTCCCCTACGCTCGGCGCACACCACCGCGAAAAGACTTCGGCCCTCGCCGGGACGGCAATCCCAGTGCGAGGGCCTGACCACCAAGGAAGAACGGACCTTCCCCGATGGATACCGAAAACCCTAGCGTGCCCCCGCGCGCCTGGTCAGCCGACGACGGCAATCCGACCCGATCGCGTCACCACCGCGGCGGCGTCATCCACGAGAACACCCGTCACACCGCCCGCTTCGTGGTGATCGGCAACCACCTGGTCCAGCACCCGGCGCTGTCGCTGCTGGCGATCGGTCTCGGCTGCCACATCCAGTCGCTGCCCACCGGCGCCGGTGCCGACATCAAGTCGCTCACCGCCCGCTTCCCGGAGGGCCCGACCCGGATCGCCGCCGCGCTGCGCGAACTGGAGGCCCACGGGTACCTGCGCCGCGAGCGCGTCCGTACGCCGAGCGGCCGCATCATCACCCGCACCGTCTCCTGCAACCAGCCGGGCCCCCGCCGCGCGCCCGCCGGAGCCGGCCGCGCGGACCGACCGCCCCGCCCGTCCGCCGCACCCCGGCAGCCCCGCCCGTCCGCGCCCCCGGGACCGTCCCGGCCGCCCCGCCCGACGACCCGCCACCCGGAACCCCCGGCATCACCCCGCCCCTGCCCGGGCAGCGGTCCCCACACCAGCGGCACACACGCAGACACCGGCAAGGGCACCGGCACCGGCACCGGCACCGGCACCGGCACCGGCCAGGCCACCGCCGTCGCGCCCGCCCCCACGCCCCGCAAGCCCCTCCCCGCCGTGCCGCAGCCCGCGGTGCCCGCCGCCGGCCTCCTCCAGCAGGCCGCCGGCCTCCTCACCGGCCTGCGCCGCCACGACCCGCGCCTGCTCCTCTCCGCCACCGACACCGCCCACCTGGCCCCCGGCGTCGCCGCCTGGCTGGAACGGGACGTCACCCCCGGCGCCGTACGCCACGCGCTCACCACCGCCCTGCCGGACGAGCCCTTACGCCGCCCCGCCGCCCTCCTCGCCCACCGCCTCACCGCCCAGTTGCCACCCCCGCCCCCGTTCCGGGCCCCCGCCACACCCCCACCACCCCGCCACGGCCTGCGCTCCTGCGACCGCTGCGACCGCGCCTTCCGCGCCCCCGAGTCCGAACCCCACTGCCGCGACTGCCGGTCGGCCACCAGCGGCGAACCCACCGGCACGCCATCTGGCCACTCCCCCGCACGCACCCGCTGACCAGCAGAAACACACCGTATGTTCGCGCTCCCCTGCCCCACTCCGCCCGGACGACTACTCTGGCCAATGCACTGCCGGGAGGACTCCATGAGCACGCAGGCCGACCACGGGCACGAGCTGGTTCCCCGTCCGGAGCAGACGCCGGACGCTCTGCGTGCCGCCCTCGCCGTCGTCGATCCCGGTCGCCTGCCGGAGATGCAGCGGACCAAGGACGAGGCGTTCGCCCAGGCCGTGGAGTGGCAATCGCTCAGCCCCGTGCGGAGCTGGGTCCTGACCTGGTCGCGCGACATCGAGATCGCCCGCCGGCCCGACCTCGCCGCCCGCCACGCCCGCGCCACGAGCGACTTGGAGCACGAGGACGCGGACATCGCCCGTGAGGCCCTGCGCGAGCTCAGCGCCGTCCTGGACGAGGCGATGAAGGCCGTACACGTGTGAGCTGGGCCTGGGAGTACGCCTTCGGCGCGGAGGAAACCGCCCGCACCGCCCCGGCCGCCTTCCTCACCGCGGTGGAACGCAAGGCCGCCGAACTGCTCAGAGCGGCCGAAGCTCGGTACCTGCACGGCCGCGCACACCGCGAGGGCGACCCGAAGGGCGGAGACATCACGGTTCCCGGCGGGATGTTCAGGTACCAGATCGTCGTACGGGCTGAGCGCGTCTACATCGTCCAGATCACCTACCTCGACTTCTGAGTCGACAGGGACGGTGGAGGAATCCGGCCTCCCCACCCCCTGCGCGCAAGGCCCACACGCGAAGCCCCACAAAAACGAAAGAACCCGCACGACCAAAGTCGTGCGGGTTCCTCGTGCCTGTCAGGTCAGGCGATCCTCAGGTGAGCGAGACTCACTTGTTGATCTTGGTGACCTGGCCGGCGCCCACCGTGCGGCCACCCTCGCGGATGGCGAACTTCAGGCCCTCTTCCATGGCGACGGGCTGGATGAGCTCCACCTTCATCTCGGTGTTGTCACCCGGCATGACCATCTCGGTGCCCTCGGGGAGGGTCACGACGCCGGTCACGTCCGTCGTGCGGAAGTAGAACTGCGGGCGGTAGTTGTTGAAGAACGGGGTGTGACGGCCACCCTCGTCCTTCGACAGGATGTACGCCTGCGCCTCGAACTCGGTGTGCGGGGTGACCGAGCCCGGCTTGATGATGACCTGGCCGCGCTCGACGTCCTCGCGCTTGATGCCGCGGAGCAGCAGACCGACGTTCTCACCGGCCTGGCCCTCGTCGAGCAGCTTGCGGAACATCTCGATGCCGGTGACCGTGGTGGTGGTCTTGTCCGTCTTGATGCCGATGATGTCGACGGTCTCGTTGACCTTGAGGACACCACGCTCGATGCGGCCGGTGACGACCGTACCGCGACCGGTGATGGTGAAGACGTCCTCGATCGGCATCAGGAACGGCTTGTCGACGTCACGCTCGGGAGCGGGGATCGAGTCGTCCACGGCCTTCATCAGCTCGAGGACGGTGTTGCCCCACTCCTTGTCGCCCTCGAGGGCCTTCAGAGCGGAGACCTTGACGACCGGAACCTCGTCGCCGGGGAACTCGTACTCGGAGAGCAGCTCGCGGACCTCGAGCTCGACGAGCTCCAGGATCTCCTCGTCGTCCACCATGTCGGCCTTGTTCAGGGCGACGACGATGTACGGAACGCCGACCTGGCGGGCCAGGAGCACGTGCTCCTTGGTCTGCGGCATCGGGCCGTCGGTGGCGGCGACCACGAGGATGGCGCCGTCCATCTGCGCGGCACCGGTGATCATGTTCTTGATGTAGTCCGCGTGACCGGGGCAGTCGACGTGGGCGTAGTGACGCGACTCGGTCTGGTACTCGACGTGCGAGATCGAGATGGTGATACCGCGCTGGCGCTCTTCCGGCGCCTTGTCGATCATGTCGAAGGCCGAGGCCTCGTTCAGCTCCGGGTACGCGTCGTGCAGCACCTTGGTAATGGCGGCCGTGAGGGTCGTCTTACCGTGGTCGATGTGACCGATGGTGCCGATGTTGACGTGCGGCTTAGTCCGCTCGAACTTCGCCTTCGCCACTGGGGTCCTCCTGTGGAGTGGTTCTGTACGCCTTACTCATCGGCGCCAGGTGATCTTTGCTGGAAATCCCGGGCCGCGGGGCATTCCACCGGGTTCGCGGTGGAATGCCCCATCAGGCTCCGGAGTCAAGCCTAAAGCGTGTGAACGGAGTCCGTTACTCGCCCTTGGCCTTCGCGATGATCTCCTCGGCGACGTTCCGGGGAACCTCGGCGTAGGAGTCGAACTGCATCGAGTAGCTTGCGCGACCCGACGTCTTGCTGCGGAGGTCGCCGACGTAGCCGAACATCTCCGAGAGGGGCACGAGGCCCTTCACGACGCGGGCACCGGCCCGCTCCTCCATGGCCTGGATCTGGCCACGGCGGGAGTTGATGTCACCGATGACCTCGCCCATGTAGTCCTCGGGCGTGGTGACCTCAACGGCCATCATCGGCTCGAGCAGCACGGGGCCGGCCTTGCGCGCGGCCTCCTTGAACGCCTGCGAACCGGCGATCTTGAAGGCGAGCTCGGAGGAGTCGACCTCGTGGTAGGCGCCGTCGAGCAGGGTGACGCGGACGCCGGTCATCTCGTAGCCGGCGAGGATGCCGAACTGCATGGCCTCCTGCGCACCGGCGTCGACCGAAGGGATGTACTCCTTCGGCACGCGGCCACCGGTCACCTTGTTGACGAACTCGTACGAGGCGTCGCCGCCTTCGAGGGGCTCGATCGCGATGATCACGCGAGCGAACTGGCCGGTGCCACCCGTCTGCTTCTTGTGGGTGAACTCGACCTTCTCGACCGTCTTGCGGATGGTCTCGCGGTACGCGACCTGCGGCTTGCCGACGTTGGCCTCGACCTTGAACTCACGGCGCATGCGGTCGACCAGCACCTCGAGGTGCAGTTCGCCCATGCCGCCGATGATGGTCTGGCCGGTCTCCTCGTCCGAGTGGACCTGGAAGGAGGGGTCCTCCTCGGCCAGGCGCTGGATCGCGACGCCCAGCTTCTCCTGGTCGCCCTTGGACTTCGGCTCGATGGCGACCTCGATGACGGGCGCCGGGAAGTCCATGGACTCGAGGACGACGGGGGCCTTGTCGTCGGAGAGCGTCTCACCGGTGGTGGTCTGCTTCAGGCCCATGACGGCGACGATGTCGCCGGCGCCCACCGCCTCGATCTCCTCACGCTTGTTGGCGTGCATGCGGTAGATCTTGCCGATGCGCTCCTTCTTGCCCTTGACGGAGTTCAGCACCTGGGTGCCGGACACCAGGCGTCCGGAGTACACGCGGACGAAGGTGAGCTTGCCGAGGTGCGGGTCGCTCATGATCTTGAACGCCAGCGCGGCCAGCGGCTCGTCCTCGGACGGCTTGCGCGTGACGACCGTGTCCGGGTTCTTCACGTCATGGGCCTCGATGGCCTCGACGTCCAGCGGCGAGGGCAGGAAGCGCACGACCGCGTCGAGCAGGGGCTGCACGCCCTTGTTCTTGAACGCGGTGCCGCAGAACACCGGGGTGATGGTGGTGTTCTCGGCCTTGCCGGAGGCGATGGTGATGCGACGGACGGCCGCGTAGAGCTGCTCCACGGAGGGCTCGGTGCCCTCCAGGTACAGCTCCATCAGCTCCTCGTCGTTCTCCGCGACGGACTCCAGCAGCTTGGCGCGGTACTCGTCCGCCAGCTCCACCAGGTCCGCGGGGATCTCGACGGTGTCGTACATCTCGCCCTTGGTCGCCTCGACGGACCAGACGTACGCCTGCATCGTCACGAGGTCGACGACGCCGCGGAAGTCGGCCTCGGCACCGATGGGGAGCTGCATGACCAGCGGCTGGGCGCCGAGCCGGTCGGAGATCATGCCGACGCTGCGGAGGAAGTCCGCACCGGTGCGGTCAAGCTTGTTCACGAAGCAAATACGCGGAACGCCGTAGCGGTCCGCCTGACGCCACACCGTCTCGGACTGCGGCTCGACACCGGCGACACCGTCGAACACCGTGACGGCACCGTCGAGGACGCGCAGCGAACGCTCCACCTCGACCGTGAAGTCGACGTGGCCCGGGGTGTCGATGATGTTGATGGTGTGGTCGATGTCCTCGAGCGGCCAGTGACAGGTGGTCGCAGCGGAGGTGATGGTGATACCACGCTCCTGCTCCTGCTCCATCCAGTCCATGGTCGCCGAGCCCTCGTGCGTCTCGCCCAGCTTGTACGAAACGCCCGTGTAGAACAGAATCCGCTCGGTGGTGGTCGTCTTGCCCGCGTCGATGTGGGCCATGATCCCGATGTTGCGGACCTTGGCCAGGTCAAGCGAAGTGGTAGCCATAAGGCTTCAGTCTTCTCTCGGTTTCGAAGGGGTTTCCGACTACCAGCGGTAGTGCGCGAAGGCCTTGTTGGACTCGGCCATCTTGTGCGTGTCCTCGCGCTTCTTCACAGCGGCACCGAGGCCGTTGGAGGCGTCGAGGAGCTCGTTGAGCAGACGCTCGGTCATCGTCTTCTCGCGGCGGGCGCGGGAGTAACCGACGAGCCAGCGCAGCGCCAGGGTGTTGGCACGACCGGGCTTGACCTCGATCGGCACCTGGTACGTGGCGCCACCGACGCGGCGGGACTTGACCTCGAGCGTCGGCTTGATGTTCTCGAGAGCGCGCTTCAGCGTGATGACCGGGTCGTTGCCGGTCTTCTCGCGCAGGCCCTCCATGGCGCCGTAGACGATGCGCTCGGCGGTGGAGCGCTTGCCGTTCAGCAGCACCTTGTTGATCAGGGAGGTCACCAGAGGAGAACCGTAGACCGGGTCGATGATGACCGGGCGCTTCGGGGCGGGGCCCTTACGAGGCATTCTTACTTCTCCTTCTTGGCGCCGTAACGGCTGCGGGCCTGCTTGCGGTTCTTGACACCCTGGGTGTCGAGGGAGCCACGGATGATCTTGTAACGAACACCCGGCAGGTCCTTCACACGGCCGCCGCGCACGAGCACGATCGAGTGCTCCTGCAGGTTGTGTCCCTCACCCGGAATGTAAGCGGTGACCTCGATACCGCTGGTCAGACGCACACGCGCGACCTTACGCAGGGCCGAGTTCGGCTTCTTCGGGGTGGTCGTGAAGACACGCGTGCAGACGCCGCGACGCTGGGGCGAACCCTCGAGCGCGGGCGTCTTGTTCTTGTCGACCTTGTCCTGCCGGCCCTTCCGGACCAGCTGCTGGATCGTAGGCACTACTTCTCCGGTTTCTGTGTGCCGATGGGTACAGCTAACCTGGAACGTCACCGACCCACGCGGTCGGGTGTGTCGAATCACGCGGACTCCCGCCGCACGGCGAAAAGAATGCGCAGATCACGGTGGCCGGTCACAGCTCTCGGTGCGGTTGAAAGGCACACACCTGAGCCAGGGCACACCCCAGGCACAAGGTCTGAGCGTACCTATAGCATTCGCTGCGGTCAAAACAAATGGGCCGCACCCGGAGCGCCGACCGCCTCCTCCCGGCTCCTCCCGGTTCCCCCCGTTCCGTCCTGGCACGACGCGGCCCTTCTCAGGTCCGGGGAGCGGGCAGGCGGGGCCTGTCCGCCGGTGTCCCCGCCTCCGGCGCCGCTGTGTCGTCGCGCACGAAGTAGGTCGGCCGGTTCTGGACGGCCG
This genomic window contains:
- a CDS encoding YrhB domain-containing protein yields the protein MVSKEDAVIAAEYFVKTGPYKEQADSVVMLPETAVEFTYGWTVCFDLKEHIETGDFTKKPFSPVVVVPHDGTPAHMAPTFPATEKYMAMRASGDWPPKKGR
- a CDS encoding YrhB domain-containing protein; this encodes MRNPGERAADWLRATYGGLVELSVPHPVHETPAAWLMACRPLPQPGYPETPMLAASVVVPKAGGSPFHPSPSAPLADLEPAAPQEMAGRVEGQPRRINTRGCLVSVHSAIGRAPSVALPWKPSDEAPGWWERLTRRYFPEFTQVPVRAWDDVVRAVAEPGPDTRGVVWVRRAVAGHEATGNLLYAHNNKGQVVLLDPTASALARLDDPLVRDVVLLRATPEAAALRSAPWEIPAPDFPSAAEKAQRWLRGTYHGQAELHAPTARDETARGWVFSCNTTAFLRGGRWQDAMLDATVVVPKDGSAPFGLPHTDPWAWLARWDAGATPGTGDLPVPPAPGPAAWFEPTLAQLGPALSVSEHQDWDGALEAARALPVAARALVWARRTDGRGREAVGRLMTALRLDAGVMVLDGSSEEPVTFDPAGVHRLHVIRYR
- a CDS encoding alpha-lytic protease prodomain-containing protein, with the protein product MSPLFQRHPRARARGAGAALAAAAALVVAGLAGSASAQAPADTAPSAAQTLRTDAAPPALLKAMQRDLGLDAAQARQRLVNEAEAGAAAGKLQAALGSDYAGAWVRGAESGSLTVATTDARDVAAITAQGAEAKVVRHSLAELDAAKARVDRAADGRDTTDAPVWYVDVRSNTLVVEAVRTAAAQDLVAAAGVDASLVRVEQRTERPRTFYDLRGGEAYYINNSGRCSIGFPVTKGTQQGFATAGHCGRAGASTSGSNQVAQGTFQGSTFPGRDMAWVATNSSWTATPYVKGAGGQNVQVAGSTQAPVGSSVCRSGSTTGWHCGVVQQLNTSVSYQEGTVTGVTRTTVCAEPGDSGGSYISGSQAQGVTSGGSGNCSSGGETFFQPINPLLQTYGLTLKTSGNGGGGEEPPPAGGTWAAGTVYQPGDTVTYGGASYRCLQGHQAQAGWEPSNVPALWQRV
- a CDS encoding DUF397 domain-containing protein, giving the protein MIRKPLAGDDASDLLWFKSSYSGGNDGNSCVELAVTPGTVHVRDSKSVDGPRLALAPGAWVRFVAYAAEG
- a CDS encoding helix-turn-helix transcriptional regulator; translated protein: MAVDGEAVRPTEAAGEAGEPGWEVDPDDEWGVAVIATVGRQLKLRREAVGLRAAEFGAAVGYGEDLVYKVEGGKRIPRQEYLDRADEVLGAGGLIAATWEDVKKVRYPKKVRELGKLESKAVEIGLYECNIVPGLLQTREHARAVIGAAQPPYSPDDVERMVAARLARQSVFERSPAPALSFVLEEGVLRRPIGGTMVWRQQLERLLEMGRLHNVVLQVMPTNSDTHSGLDGRIELLKFPDGTAVGRSDGAFNGRPTVELKHLRVLELRYGTIRAQALSPGESLAFIEQLLGET
- a CDS encoding ATP-binding protein; this translates as MNEKPTELMSPVRHFSVRLSPTPRGARLARLLATERFRPWGLPPDPARLLVAELANNAAAHGRVPGRDFRLVLHVVGDTLRIEVTDTRGEALPEPRTPAPGAESGRGLLLVEALADRWGVTEGRFPRKTVWAELRVAAPGPTF
- a CDS encoding helix-turn-helix domain-containing protein, which gives rise to MDTENPSVPPRAWSADDGNPTRSRHHRGGVIHENTRHTARFVVIGNHLVQHPALSLLAIGLGCHIQSLPTGAGADIKSLTARFPEGPTRIAAALRELEAHGYLRRERVRTPSGRIITRTVSCNQPGPRRAPAGAGRADRPPRPSAAPRQPRPSAPPGPSRPPRPTTRHPEPPASPRPCPGSGPHTSGTHADTGKGTGTGTGTGTGTGQATAVAPAPTPRKPLPAVPQPAVPAAGLLQQAAGLLTGLRRHDPRLLLSATDTAHLAPGVAAWLERDVTPGAVRHALTTALPDEPLRRPAALLAHRLTAQLPPPPPFRAPATPPPPRHGLRSCDRCDRAFRAPESEPHCRDCRSATSGEPTGTPSGHSPARTR